The window CCAGTCTTGTGGTAACAGAGGGGGAAATATTGGCATTGAATGCATGATGTTGCCGTGTAACCTGACGGATCGTGGCTTCGACTGATTGGCGCATAGCATAAAGCCGGATACGACCTGCCTCTTCTCCCTGCTATCTCCCTTTTCTCGATGGAGCGAGCGAAAAGGGAGCCCCGGTCCTTGTCGACCGGGCATGGATGAATTTGCATCATATCGCTGTGCTCGCATTCCGCTGGCACAGTGACACGCACGTCGatcagggagggagggagagacagAGACTGTTTCATCGCAAACCGATCCACACAATGCAAGAAGAAAGAAAAATCTCGACGAATAATTGACACGGTGCTGCATGACACTTTCAAACCCGTTTTCATCTAGTCCTCGGCTCTATCCTTATAATTTGACGACTAAAATTCCTGGAAGATGTCTGAGGGTAGAACCAAGGGTGGCACGGGGACAAATTTTCCGGTCAGGAATGGCACCAACGTCCCTCCTTACGGCTCGTCAGGCGGCACGCAAGACACGGGGATGAGGGGGGCCGGTTCATCAACCAGCCGTATGGCTACAATCTCGGCAATCTGCACGCCCGGCAGGTTCTTGGCTTCGATCTTACGTCGAGACGAGCCATAGGCCGGCGGGACCGAACCGGGGCGGGAATCCGGGCCGGGGCGGGAATCCGGGCCGGGGCGGGAATCCGGGCCGGGCGGTCCCGGAGCTAcaccacgcacacacacacacacacatacatccaCCCGAGCTTGAGTGAGGATCCGGAGAAGCTCCCCATTACTCCTCCATAGCATTAGCAGCGACCGCTTGGATTGGATCCCACATCAACCCCCCACAAAGTCATGTGCAAGTGCAGTCGCTTCGGCACGGATAAGATAGATAGGGGCGTATGTGGGACGGGACAACCGGAATCAGGAGGCCGGCTGCACGATCCGTGGCAAGCAACCGGGTTGCTTCGGGGCAACCCCCCGTCAGTTTCGTGTTCGGTCTAGCCTGGCCGGCGGCTGTGACCGACCGACCGACCGATGGGCTGTTCTGTTGGCGCGGCCGCAAGCTTTGCACCGCCACTCGTGTCGCGCGGCGTATTGATGGAACCGCCATGGCTTGTTAATTTGAATTGAACGAACCGACATGGCCTCTCGTCAAGTCCTTCCCGAATTGAACTGAATTATCTCCATAAATAAATAAAGCCAGTAAATGATGCATTATTCCCTTCCTTTCTTTGCCATTCCGCCCATAATTAGGAGAGCAAATGCCTCGGAATTCAGTTTCTGAGCGAAACGACGGTGGCAAAAATGGATGTTTTCCAGCCAGAAACAACGCAGGCTCCTCCCGGGCACGAGACCAGCGGCCCGGCTCCGCTCCTGTCACCTGCAAAATGCCCGAACTGCCCTCCAAGCCTGGCCGCATTTGCACCCGCGATGCACCCGTTAACTACGAGCCAAGCGAGTGTAGGCGAGTCATTTCGCAACCTCGACCCACCTGTCAGAGCACACGTCGGACAGCATCGAGGATAGGGACGACCACGCGGGAGGCCACGCCTCATTTACGCCCGCCACGTCACCGCGCCCGGGGCCTTTAAATCCCGGTCCCCTCTCCCACTCCCCTCTTCGTCTTCTTCCGTGGGATTTCCTTCACACCACAGCCAACCAACAGATTGTAACTCGCTCCGTAAAACAAAGGGGAGGCAAAATAAACCCTAGCCGCGCCGATCGACCGCTATGCGGCCGGCGATCGCCGGAGCCCAGGATCGCCGCCTCTAGCCGCCGCGCCGACCAGTGCCCGCCCGCTcgcctccgccgccatgaggcccgCCACGGCGCAGATCgatccgtccccgtccccgtcccccGCCGCGCTGGCCAAGTCGCGCCTCAAGCGCCTCTTCGAGCGCCAGGTGCTGCGGGTCTCGCCGGCGGAGCGGCTCCCGCCCGTCTCCGCCGGCGGGGACAAGGACAGGGAGAAGGATGACTTGGAGCCCAGCTCCGTGTGCCTGGACGGCATGGTCCGCAGCTTcctggaggacggcggcggcgccgtcggcGAGCGGGCCCCGGCCGcgcgctgctgcaactgcttcaacGGCGGCGACGCCTCCGACGACGAGGACGGGCCCGCCGCGGCCGAGGCGTCTGCCATCTCCGACGCCGCGGAGACCATCAAGGTAGGTAGTGCGCGTGGCGACGGCCGAGCGCTGATTTTATTTTTTCATGATCGTCTTTGCTTCATCGCCGGCAGGCCGCTTGTCGCCGTCGATAACGCCAGGAACGAGCACACGAACTGAACTGACCGTTCTCTTCCATTTCTCGGAGTGTGCTTTCAGGGCCTCGTCCACTGCGCCAGTCTCCGGGAGCGCAACCTGCTCGCCGACGTGTCCACGCTCGTGGAGCGCCACCGCGCGGCGGGGGCGCGCAAGCgcgacctcctccgcctcctcgcggcgTCCCTCCGCGCCATGGGCCACGACGCCGCGCTCTGCCTCTCCCGCTGGGACAAGTCGTCGTCCCACCCCGCCGGCGAGCACGCCTACGTGGACGTCCTCCTCCCCGCCGGCTCGGAGCGCGGCGACCGCGAGCGCGTGCTGGTGGACGTCGACTTCAGGTCCCAGTTCGAGGTGGCACGGCCCACCAAGGCCTACCGCGCCGTGCTGCAGCGGCTCCCGTCGGCGTTCGTCGGCAAGGAGGACCGGCTGCGCCTGCTGGTGGCCGCCGCCGCAGACTCCTCGCGCGCCAGCCTCAAGAAGCGCGGCCTCCATCTTCCACCGTGGCGGAAGCCCGAGTACATGCGCGCCAAGTGGCTGTCCCCCTACGAGCGCGAGGCGCCTCCTCCGGCGCCGGAAGGCCCCGCCAGTGCCAGTGCCAGTGAGCTCGCCGACACCGGCGAGGGAGGCGAAGACGGAGCCAAAGCTTGATTAATCAAGGATCGGCCATTAGTTGATTATTTTGTTCGCCTGGGGAATTTGTAGCGCAGTCCCCGGGCAGGGACCGGATGCAGATGTTTTTGCTATATTTTCTTCCCTTTTCTCTCTCATTTTGACCCTTTTGATGGGTAACGGAGTACTAGCAGTAACTTCCAGTAAGTACGTACCGGGAAGCAAGGAAGAGcaactaaataaataaaaatttagTGTTTAGTCCAAATCTTTTTACTATGTTAAATTGTTGCTCTTACTCAGCAGCAGAGCAAATTTCTCACAGCTATGTGGCATCCAGTGGAGAAATGTGATCCTTCTGGAAGGGAACGAGACCATAAAAATGGGGTGAAATCGAACAGTAACCGACCTGTTGCAGATATGGAATGCACTGAGTGGCGAACTGAACTGACATGAGTAATTTGGGGTTGCTTTCTTGATCGGTTTCCGTATTATTGCCCACGCCGGAGGGATGGATGGCGTGCGGTGCAACTCGCTGGAGCTTGCCCGCCTGTGCGGAACAAGATACCCGGGAACTGACTGGCAGCGCCTTCCATTCCCTGATCTGAAATCCTGGGCACGGAGACAGCGATATTCTCTGCATCAGTAAAAAAATAACCATTTTGTGAACTGACCGGGGGGCTGGACTGGAAGCGGCCAAAATGCACGCACCACGCCGATGACGAATTCATCTCGGGATGAAGGGATTAAAAGAAGCGTCTCGAATAGTTTATGATAGCGAGGTGGGTGTACTGTGCAAGCGAGGCTCTGCTCAGGTGACGGACGCGAGAACAAGTGGATAGGACCGTCCGTCCATAGGGAGGAGTAGTATTCTACATATATCCGCATCGGTGTACGCGCTCGTTCACGTATTTGTTTAATTCGGCGCCATAAACAAGTGCCGTAAACCCGAATCTTGGCGATAAGATAATCCGGGACGGGTCGGAGGGCCATGCGGAAGCGTAGATCTGTTCACAAAACTGCTGGATCCTCTGCGATCTTTCCCTTGCTCGCGTACGCTTCCCGGCGGATATAACGCTTGCTGCATGATTGGGGGAGAGGAGTATGGAGTGGTTCTGGAGTTAACCCTGTTGTCTGTTCTCAGCCTTCTTGCCGTGGAGGTGGAgtaataagtttcttgatgatcgcCTGGAGAGGAGGGGGTTTCTTTCTTGGACCAGATCGTGCATGTACTCCGCCGTGACGCTTGTCTAGATGCACCCCCTCATGAAGCATGTACTCGCACCTGCTGGTAGTACGGTGAGTGCTATCGTTCAACTGCTGCTGGTTTCTTTAATGGAAATCGCAAgggcagaaaaaaagaaaaagaaaacgtaGAGTGCTATCTGGACGCCATTAGTGATGGAGTTAAAATTAGCCCTGACAGAACGAACTAGAATATGTCCTACTGCATGTCCCAGTTTTTGCTTGGACTTGGCCTGGAAATTCCGGTCCTGCTCCGGCCACTCTCTGCCCCTCGCCACCGGCCAAGATCTGCACCTTGTCACCTGCTCTGACCGGCCGTACGCGCCCCGCCGCGGGGCATCGATCGATCGGGCTGTGCCCGTGGCAGCACCGCGCGTGCACGTACCTACGGTACAGCAACGCACTCCGGACTCCGGAGCGACCGTACTAGTACGAACGAGCGGCACGGCTCACGCGTCGCCGTCGTGGCCGTAAAATGTCGCGCGTTCCGGCGGCCGGCGTGCGACGGGACGGACCCTGCCAGGCCGGGCCCGTGCGCGAGCGATGGCACGCACGCATGCACGTCGCGTACCAGTCGGAGCAGCACGCGCGCGTGAGCGTGACCGACCACCTGCGCTGCGCTGCGCTACGTGTATCGCTGCATGCACCGCGCGAACTGACTCAAGAGCCGGTACAGTACAGTACAACGGACGCGCATTTACGTACGTACTCAGTATTCACCTCGCCAAGGCCAAGCCCCCGCCGCGCCGAGGGGGTCGGGTTTCGAACTTGAGATACTCCTGATCACGGGCTCAAGCTCGGAAAGAGGCTTGGGGCGGGGCACCGGCACTGTAGCTGTGGATGACACCGGCTCCACTGCGGACAAGTTGGATGCTGTCttggtttcctttttctttctttctttttcgcgTCGTGCACTGACGCGGCTTTATTATTGCGCTGTGCCCCGCTGCCCATCACACGATGATTGCGCCCCCCCTTCCCGCTTTCGCCTTTCGCCCTCTCCTCTCTCCGGTCCGGGACGCAAAAGCGGGCGCCCCCTTTTTGTTTTGCTTCTGACCTGACGGACGGGGAAAAAGGGACACGCATTTCTCTCGAGCGAGCGCCACTCAGTGCGCGCGTGGGGCCTCGCCTCGCATCGATCCTGCTTGGCTCGCTCGGTCTTATGATAAGAATAAAGATCTACGGTCACCGGTGCTGTGGTGCGCACCAGAGCTCCCGTTAGAGTTAGGTCACTGACGCTGGCTCGCCACTGGCCGACCATGGCCGTCGTATTGCCCATGCCGCATGCCTGCCTCCGCCTACGTTTGCGCCATCACCGCTTCCATGCACGGGGACGACCGCGTGCCCCGTCCCGTGCAACGGGCGCGAGAGTCCACGGACTGCGGCGCGTCCCCCTTTCGGGGCGCACCCCCGGCTGCGCCGCCCGTAAATGCACGCTGACGGAGCTGCTTGCACTGCACTGCGCCTCTACCGCGTAGCCAGGGTCGCCTCTAGTCCTCTACCACTCGCCGTACGTACGTGCGTGCGTGACATGGACGCCTGCTTGAGTGCACGCATTGATGAGTTCCTGACGGACGCGAGCGAGCACGAGCACGAAAAAAAATCGTATGAACAGTCGTCGCGACCAGTAAGCGAATCATTGATGCGGCCTGCATGGGCCGATCAGCGGTGCATGCATGCACGGCCGGGCCAGCGTacgtgatgtgtgtgtgtgcaacCCGCAGGCTCGTACTACTAGTACTAGGCATGCAGCGTACCGAGTGCTGGGGGACGGGGTACGTTCACTGGCGGCGGTACATCTTTCATCTGGCGCGATGCACGTAGGGTGCATGCGTGGGTGTAAAGCATCTTTCGGATGCCCCCAAGATGAGGCGTACGTCGCCACTGCATGCCCGTGATCGGCTTGTACCACCACGGCGACGCGTGAACAGGAGCAGGCGTTAAGGTGCCGGGCGAAAGCATAAAATACAAAGGGCGGGCCAATGTCGTGTCCCGCGGGACATGGACGTAAAGCTAAGCTAGCTATTGCCATGCTCTGCTCTGAACCCGGCGGTGGTTCTTAAATTCTGCTAGTTTCT is drawn from Triticum dicoccoides isolate Atlit2015 ecotype Zavitan chromosome 4A, WEW_v2.0, whole genome shotgun sequence and contains these coding sequences:
- the LOC119284665 gene encoding uncharacterized protein LOC119284665 → MRPATAQIDPSPSPSPAALAKSRLKRLFERQVLRVSPAERLPPVSAGGDKDREKDDLEPSSVCLDGMVRSFLEDGGGAVGERAPAARCCNCFNGGDASDDEDGPAAAEASAISDAAETIKGLVHCASLRERNLLADVSTLVERHRAAGARKRDLLRLLAASLRAMGHDAALCLSRWDKSSSHPAGEHAYVDVLLPAGSERGDRERVLVDVDFRSQFEVARPTKAYRAVLQRLPSAFVGKEDRLRLLVAAAADSSRASLKKRGLHLPPWRKPEYMRAKWLSPYEREAPPPAPEGPASASASELADTGEGGEDGAKA